Proteins from a single region of Hymenobacter monticola:
- a CDS encoding PIN domain-containing protein, whose protein sequence is MVFDTNVVIAHLRRQQLLPLRAVLPFAVVGELEAFALKADWGYQKVAFLRQLLERYPLVGFVPELASLYARLDAYSQGKLRGQPLPAGMSARNMGKNDLWIAATALYLDLPLHTADNDFDHLPALGLALVKEAL, encoded by the coding sequence GTGGTCTTTGATACGAACGTCGTCATCGCTCACCTGCGCCGGCAGCAGTTGTTGCCGCTGCGGGCGGTGCTGCCCTTTGCCGTGGTAGGGGAACTGGAAGCCTTCGCCCTTAAAGCCGATTGGGGCTACCAGAAAGTAGCCTTCCTGCGGCAGCTGCTCGAACGCTACCCCCTGGTGGGTTTCGTGCCCGAACTGGCCAGCTTGTACGCCCGCCTCGACGCGTATAGCCAAGGCAAGCTGCGCGGCCAGCCGCTGCCGGCCGGCATGAGCGCCCGCAACATGGGCAAGAACGACCTTTGGATTGCGGCCACGGCGCTCTACCTGGATTTGCCGTTACACACGGCCGACAACGACTTTGACCACCTCCCCGCCCTAGGCCTGGCCCTGGTTAAAGAAGCCCTGTAG
- a CDS encoding DNA-binding protein: MEDTIAFLTIKQAAQQVNKSEQTIRRLVKQHAKTSHIRVEQTPKGSTYLISQAFLAQQYPSLSEQLPMLVEPALVPEVAELQRQLAERDQTIQQLQNRLLEQNDVLNALTNQVNSQRIGRIEELILSQNEQLGELQKRLPELGTAPLGLPSPEPTKKRFWQRVFGK; encoded by the coding sequence ATGGAAGATACCATTGCGTTTTTGACAATAAAACAAGCTGCTCAACAAGTTAACAAGTCCGAGCAGACTATCCGGCGACTAGTCAAACAACACGCGAAGACTAGTCATATTCGGGTCGAGCAGACCCCCAAAGGCAGCACTTATCTGATTAGTCAAGCCTTCCTCGCGCAGCAGTATCCTAGCCTATCAGAGCAGTTGCCAATGCTCGTCGAGCCGGCTCTAGTGCCGGAGGTTGCTGAGCTGCAACGCCAATTAGCCGAGCGCGACCAGACGATACAGCAGTTGCAAAACCGCTTACTGGAGCAGAACGACGTGCTGAATGCGCTGACTAACCAGGTGAATAGTCAGCGTATCGGCCGCATTGAGGAACTGATACTTAGTCAAAACGAGCAGTTGGGCGAACTGCAAAAGCGCTTGCCTGAGCTAGGAACCGCACCTTTAGGGCTGCCAAGCCCCGAGCCAACCAAAAAAAGGTTTTGGCAGCGGGTATTCGGGAAATAA